A region of Arabidopsis thaliana chromosome 5, partial sequence DNA encodes the following proteins:
- the PGIP1 gene encoding polygalacturonase inhibiting protein 1 (polygalacturonase inhibiting protein 1 (PGIP1); FUNCTIONS IN: polygalacturonase inhibitor activity; INVOLVED IN: signal transduction, defense response; LOCATED IN: cell wall, plant-type cell wall; EXPRESSED IN: 20 plant structures; EXPRESSED DURING: 13 growth stages; CONTAINS InterPro DOMAIN/s: Leucine-rich repeat-containing N-terminal domain, type 2 (InterPro:IPR013210), Leucine-rich repeat (InterPro:IPR001611); BEST Arabidopsis thaliana protein match is: polygalacturonase inhibiting protein 2 (TAIR:AT5G06870.1); Has 1807 Blast hits to 1807 proteins in 277 species: Archae - 0; Bacteria - 0; Metazoa - 736; Fungi - 347; Plants - 385; Viruses - 0; Other Eukaryotes - 339 (source: NCBI BLink).) — translation MDKTATLCLLFLFTFLTTCLSKDLCNQNDKNTLLKIKKSLNNPYHLASWDPQTDCCSWYCLECGDATVNHRVTALTIFSGQISGQIPAEVGDLPYLETLVFRKLSNLTGTIQPTIAKLKNLRMLRLSWTNLTGPIPDFISQLKNLEFLELSFNDLSGSIPSSLSTLPKILALELSRNKLTGSIPESFGSFPGTVPDLRLSHNQLSGPIPKSLGNIDFNRIDLSRNKLQGDASMLFGSNKTTWSIDLSRNMFQFDISKVDIPKTLGILDLNHNGITGNIPVQWTEAPLQFFNVSYNKLCGHIPTGGKLQTFDSYSYFHNKCLCGAPLEICK, via the exons ATGGATAAGACAGCGACATTGTgtctcttgttcttgttcacATTCCTCACGACCTGTTTGTCTAAAGATCTCTGTAACCAAAATGACAAAAACACCCTCCTCAAGATCAAGAAATCTCTAAACAACCCTTATCACCTCGCTTCATGGGACCCTCAAACCGACTGTTGCTCCTGGTACTGCCTTGAGTGCGGCGACGCCACCGTTAACCACCGTGTTACCGCCTTAACCATATTCTCCGGCCAGATCTCCGGTCAGATCCCGGCTGAAGTCGGTGACTTGCCGTATCTTGAGACCCTTGTCTTCCGCAAACTCTCTAACCTCACCGGTACAATCCAACCCACCATCGCCAAACTCAAGAACCTCCGAATGCTCAGGCTCAGCTGGACGAATCTGACAGGTCCAATTCCTGACTTTATAAGTCAGCTCAAGAATCTCGAGTTCTTAGAACTTTCCTTCAATGATCTCTCTGGTTCCATTCCAAGTTCTCTCTCTACGTTACCTAAAATCTTGGCTCTTGAACTTAGCAGGAACAAACTTACAG GTTCCATACCAGAGTCATTTGGGTCGTTTCCAGGAACAGTCCCTGACCTTCGCCTATCACATAACCAGCTCTCCGGTCCAATACCCAAATCATTAGGCAACATCGACTTTAACCGGATCGATTTATCCCGCAACAAGCTCCAAGGTGATGCTTCGATGTTGTTTGGTTCCAACAAAACAACCTGGTCTATTGACTTATCAAGAAACATGTTCCAGTTCGATATCTCAAAGGTTGATATCCCTAAAACACTTGGTATCTTGGACTTGAACCACAATGGGATCACTGGGAATATTCCGGTGCAGTGGACTGAAGCTCCTCTTCAGTTCTTCAATGTTAGCTACAACAAACTGTGTGGACACATCCCAACTGGAGGGAAACTTCAGACATTTGATTCTTATTCCTATTTTCACAACAAGTGTTTGTGTGGTGCTCCTCTTGAAATTTGCAAGTAA
- the FTIP1 gene encoding C2 calcium/lipid-binding plant phosphoribosyltransferase family protein (C2 calcium/lipid-binding plant phosphoribosyltransferase family protein; FUNCTIONS IN: molecular_function unknown; INVOLVED IN: tryptophan biosynthetic process; LOCATED IN: cellular_component unknown; EXPRESSED IN: 8 plant structures; EXPRESSED DURING: LP.04 four leaves visible, 4 anthesis, petal differentiation and expansion stage; CONTAINS InterPro DOMAIN/s: C2 membrane targeting protein (InterPro:IPR018029), C2 calcium/lipid-binding domain, CaLB (InterPro:IPR008973), Phosphoribosyltransferase C-terminal (InterPro:IPR013583), C2 calcium-dependent membrane targeting (InterPro:IPR000008); BEST Arabidopsis thaliana protein match is: C2 calcium/lipid-binding plant phosphoribosyltransferase family protein (TAIR:AT5G48060.1); Has 30201 Blast hits to 17322 proteins in 780 species: Archae - 12; Bacteria - 1396; Metazoa - 17338; Fungi - 3422; Plants - 5037; Viruses - 0; Other Eukaryotes - 2996 (source: NCBI BLink).), producing the protein MAAKDGAKSQEDYKLKDMKPELGERWPHGGQRGGTGWIGSERAASTYDLVEQMFYLYVRVVKAKDLPPNPVTSNCDPYVEVKIGNYKGKTKHFEKRTNPEWNQVFAFSKDKVQSSTVEVFVRDKEMVTRDEYIGKVVFDMREVPTRVPPDSPLAPQWYRLEDRRGESKKRGEVMVAVWLGTQADEAFPDAWHSDASSVQGEGVQSVRSKVYVSPKLWYLRVNVIEAQDVEPSDRSQPPQAFVKVQVGNQILKTKLCPNKTTNPMWNEDLVFVAAEPFEEQFFLTVENKVTPAKDEVMGRLISPLSVFEKRLDHRAVHSKWYNLEKFGFGALEGDKRHELKFSSRIHLRVCLEGGYHVMDESTLYISDVKPTARQLWKSPIGILEVGILSAQGLSPMKTKDGKATTDPYCVAKYGQKWVRTRTIIDSSSPKWNEQYTWEVYDPCTVITLGVFDNCHLGGSEKSNSGAKVDSRIGKVRIRLSTLEADRIYTHSYPLLVLQTKGLKKMGEVQLAVRFTCLSLAHMIYLYGHPLLPKMHYLHPFTVNQLDSLRYQAMSIVAARLSRAEPPLRKENVEYMLDVDSHMWSMRRSKANFFRIVSVFAGLIAMSKWLGDVCYWKNPLTTILFHVLFFILICYPELILPTTFLYMFLIGLWNFRFRPRHPAHMDTKVSWAEAASPDELDEEFDTFPTSKGQDVVKMRYDRLRSVAGRIQMVVGDIATQGERFQALLSWRDPRATCLFVIFCLVAAMILYVTPFKIIALAGGMFWMRHPKFRSKMPSAPSNFFRKLPSKADCML; encoded by the coding sequence ATGGCAGCCAAAGATGGAGCTAAGAGCCAAGAAGACTATAAGCTTAAAGACATGAAACCAGAGCTTGGAGAGAGATGGCCACATGGAGGACAGCGTGGAGGAACCGGATGGATTGGCAGTGAACGAGCTGCAAGCACATATGACCTTGTTGAGCAAATGTTTTATCTCTATGTTCGGGTCGTCAAAGCCAAGGATCTTCCTCCAAACCCTGTCACCAGCAACTGTGATCCTTATGTGGAAGTGAAAATAGGAAACTACAAAGGAAAGACTAAACACTTCGAGAAAAGAACCAACCCGGAGTGGAATCAAGTTTTCGCATTTTCAAAAGACAAGGTCCAATCCTCTACTGTTGAAGTCTTTGTGCGCGATAAGGAGATGGTTACAAGAGATGAATACATCGGGAAGGTTGTGTTTGATATGCGTGAGGTTCCTACAAGAGTTCCTCCTGATAGTCCACTTGCACCTCAGTGGTACAGATTAGAAGATCGGCGAGGTGAGAGTAAGAAAAGAGGAGAGGTTATGGTAGCGGTTTGGCTTGGGACGCAAGCCGATGAAGCATTTCCTGATGCTTGGCATTCGGATGCTTCCTCTGTTCAAGGAGAAGGTGTCCAAAGCGTGAGGTCTAAAGTCTATGTATCTCCCAAATTGTGGTATCTGCGGGTTAATGTCATCGAGGCGCAAGATGTTGAGCCTAGTGACAGGAGCCAACCACCTCAAGCTTTCGTTAAAGTACAAGTTGGGAATCAGATTCTGAAAACAAAGTTATGTCCTAACAAGACGACGAATCCGATGTGGAACGAAGATCTTGTTTTTGTAGCTGCAGAGCCATTTGAAGAACAGTTCTTCTTGACGGTCGAAAACAAGGTGACACCAGCTAAAGATGAAGTCATGGGGAGGCTGATCTCACCTTTGAGCGTATTTGAGAAAAGGTTAGATCACAGAGCTGTTCATTCCAAATGGTACAACCTCGAAAAGTTTGGGTTTGGGGCTCTGGAAGGAGACAAGAGACACGAGCTCAAGTTCTCCAGCCGAATCCACCTACGAGTTTGCCTTGAAGGAGGTTACCATGTAATGGACGAGTCAACTCTGTACATCAGTGACGTGAAACCTACGGCAAGGCAACTATGGAAGTCTCCTATTGGCATCCTTGAAGTAGGAATCTTGAGTGCTCAAGGGCTATCGcctatgaaaacaaaagacgGTAAAGCGACAACAGATCCGTATTGTGTTGCCAAGTACGGTCAAAAATGGGTGAGAACAAGAACCATCATTGACAGCTCTAGCCCTAAATGGAATGAGCAATACACATGGGAAGTGTATGATCCTTGTACAGTTATCACACTGGGAGTTTTCGATAACTGTCACCTTGGCGGAAGTGAGAAATCGAACAGTGGAGCCAAAGTGGATTCGAGAATCGGGAAGGTAAGGATCCGGTTGTCGACTCTAGAGGCTGATAGAATCTACACTCACTCCTACCCTCTTCTTGTTCTGCAAACAAAAGGGTTAAAGAAAATGGGAGAAGTCCAATTAGCTGTGAGATTCACTTGTCTATCCTTGGCTCACATGATCTATCTTTATGGCCATCCTCTGCTTCCAAAGATGCATTATCTCCATCCATTCACTGTGAACCAATTAGACAGTCTAAGATACCAAGCAATGAGCATTGTCGCAGCACGGTTATCTCGAGCAGAGCCTCCTTTAAGGAAAGAGAACGTAGAGTACATGCTTGATGTTGATTCACACATGTGGAGCATGAGAAGGAGCAAAGCTAACTTCTTCAGGATAGTGTCTGTGTTTGCAGGCTTGATTGCTATGAGTAAATGGCTCGGAGACGTCTGCTACTGGAAGAATCCGTTGACGACGATATTATTCCACgttctcttctttatattGATTTGTTATCCGGAGCTGATACTCCCAACCACATTCCTCTACATGTTCTTGATAGGGCTTTGGAATTTCCGGTTCAGGCCGCGTCATCCTGCTCATATGGACACAAAGGTATCTTGGGCTGAAGCGGCTAGCCCTGATGAGCTAGATGAGGAATTTGATACTTTCCCAACTTCAAAGGGACAAGATGTTGTGAAGATGAGGTATGATAGGTTAAGAAGCGTTGCGGGTCGGATCCAGATGGTTGTTGGAGACATTGCAACGCAAGGAGAGAGGTTTCAGGCTTTGTTGAGTTGGAGAGATCCGCGTGCGACTTGcttgtttgtgattttttgtCTTGTTGCTGCGATGATTTTGTACGTGACGCCTTTCAAGATCATAGCTCTTGCGGGTGGGATGTTCTGGATGAGGCATCCTAAGTTCAGAAGCAAGATGCCTTCTGCTCCAAGTAACTTCTTCAGGAAATTACCTTCAAAAGCAGATTGTATGCTTTGA
- the CYP712A2 gene encoding cytochrome P450, family 712, subfamily A, polypeptide 2 (''cytochrome P450, family 712, subfamily A, polypeptide 2'' (CYP712A2); FUNCTIONS IN: electron carrier activity, monooxygenase activity, iron ion binding, oxygen binding, heme binding; INVOLVED IN: oxidation reduction; CONTAINS InterPro DOMAIN/s: Cytochrome P450 (InterPro:IPR001128), Cytochrome P450, conserved site (InterPro:IPR017972), Cytochrome P450, E-class, group I (InterPro:IPR002401); BEST Arabidopsis thaliana protein match is: cytochrome P450, family 712, subfamily A, polypeptide 1 (TAIR:AT2G42250.1); Has 30201 Blast hits to 17322 proteins in 780 species: Archae - 12; Bacteria - 1396; Metazoa - 17338; Fungi - 3422; Plants - 5037; Viruses - 0; Other Eukaryotes - 2996 (source: NCBI BLink).), translating to MNYTSCSYLFFTLVTIFLLHRLFSSSSRRGLPPGPRGLPVLGHMHLLRSSLPRSLQALAHTYGPLMTIRIGSLRVLVVSDSDTAKLILKTHDPDFASKFVFGPRQFNVYKGSEFFNAPYGSYWRFMKKLCMTKLFAGYQLDRFVDIREEETLALLSTLVERSRNGEACDLGLEFTALTTKILSKMVMGKRCRQNSNIPKEIRKIVSDIMACATRFGFMELFGPLRDLDLFGNGKKLRSSIWRYDELVEKILKEYENDKSNEEEEKDKDIVDILLDTYNDPKAELRLTMNQIKFFILELFMASLDTTSAALQWTMTELINHPDIFAKIRDEIKSVVGTTNRLIKESDLQKLPYLQAAIKETLRLHPVGPLLRRESNTDMKINGYDVKSGTKIFINAYGIMRDPTTYKDPDKFMPERFLVVEQDTERKMGYYQQYMLELKGQDVNYLAFGSGRRGCLGASHASLVLSLTIGSLVQCFNWTVKGDEDKIKIKLPTGFSASGTAGGSSLMCSPELCFDPFGYQTK from the exons ATGAATTATACTTCTTGTTCATATCTCTTCTTCACACTTGTAACCATCTTCCTTCTCCATAGACTCTTCAGCTCCTCTAGCCGCAGAGGTCTTCCTCCAGGTCCTCGAGGACTTCCCGTTCTTGGTCATATGCATCTCCTCCGGTCTAGCCTACCACGATCTCTTCAAGCCTTGGCTCATACTTACGGTCCTCTCATGACCATACGCATCGGATCATTACGAGTCCTCGTTGTCTCAGATTCCGACACAGCTAAGCTAATCCTCAAGACTCACGACCCTGATTTCGCTTCCAAGTTTGTGTTTGGTCCGAGACAGTTCAATGTTTATAAAGGATCAGAGTTCTTTAATGCACCTTATGGATCTTACTGGAGGTTCATGAAGAAGCTATGCATGACTAAGCTATTCGCGGGTTATCAGCTTGATCGATTTGTCGACATAAGAGAAGAGGAAACGTTAGCTTTACTGAGCACGCTGGTTGAGAGGTCGCGAAACGGAGAGGCTTGCGATCTCGGTTTGGAGTTCACTGCTTTGACCACAAAGATCTTATCAAAGATGGTTATGGGGAAAAGGTGCCGCCAAAACTCGAATATTCCCAAAGAGATCAGGAAGATAGTGAGTGATATTATGGCTTGCGCCACAAGGTTTGGATTCATGGAGCTATTTGGACCATTGCGGGATCTGGATTTGTTTGGGAATGGTAAGAAGCTTAGATCCTCTATTTGGCGGTATGATGAGTTGGTTGAGAAGATACTGAAGGAATATGAAAACGATAAGAGcaatgaggaagaagagaaagataaagatatCGTCGATATCTTGTTGGACACGTATAATGACCCAAAAGCCGAACTCAGATTGACTATGAATCAGATCAAGTTCTTCATTCTT GAGTTGTTCATGGCGAGCTTAGACACGACTTCTGCAGCTTTACAATGGACAATGACTGAGCTAATCAACCATCCGGATATCTTCGCGAAGATCAGAGACGAGATCAAATCGGTTGTAGGAACAACGAACCGGTTAATCAAAGAATCAGATTTGCAGAAGCTTCCTTACCTACAAGCAGCTATCAAGGAGACATTGAGACTTCATCCAGTAGGACCATTACTACGCAGAGAAAGCAACACAGACATGAAGATCAACGGGTACGATGTAAAATCCGGGACAAAGATCTTCATCAATGCTTACGGGATAATGCGTGATCCGACCACATACAAAGACCCTGACAAGTTTATGCCAGAGAGGTTTCTTGTGGTGGAACAAGatacagagagaaagatgGGTTACTACCAGCAATATATGTTGGAATTAAAAGGCCAAGATGTGAATTATCTTGCGTTTGGGAGCGGAAGACGAGGATGTCTTGGAGCTTCTCACGCTTCTCTGGTGTTGAGTCTCACAATTGGGTCACTCGTGCAGTGTTTTAATTGGACGGTGAAGGGAGATGAAGACAAAATCAAGATCAAGTTACCTACCGGCTTTTCGGCTTCAGGGACTGCTGGAGGAAGCTCACTTATGTGTTCTCCTGAATTATGTTTTGATCCATTTGGATACCAAACTAAGTGA
- a CDS encoding Ubiquitin-like superfamily protein (Ubiquitin-like superfamily protein; CONTAINS InterPro DOMAIN/s: Ubiquitin (InterPro:IPR000626); BEST Arabidopsis thaliana protein match is: SWAP (Suppressor-of-White-APricot)/surp RNA-binding domain-containing protein (TAIR:AT5G12280.1); Has 1807 Blast hits to 1807 proteins in 277 species: Archae - 0; Bacteria - 0; Metazoa - 736; Fungi - 347; Plants - 385; Viruses - 0; Other Eukaryotes - 339 (source: NCBI BLink).), translating into MVSVPDVNDGQVIEITVQSLSENVASLKEKVANKLKLRGKAGILKDDDKSLAHYNVRAGDILTLSW; encoded by the coding sequence ATGGTTTCTGTTCCAGACGTCAATGATGGGCAAGTCATTGAGATCACAGTGCAGTCCTTATCCGAAAACGTGGCAAGTTTGAAAGAGAAAGTAGCAAACAAACTGAAGTTAAGGGGAAAAGCCGGGATTTTAAAGGACGATGACAAGTCACTTGCACATTACAATGTTCGAGCAGGTGACATCCTAACACTGTCTTGGTAA
- the CYP93D1 gene encoding cytochrome P450, family 93, subfamily D, polypeptide 1 (''cytochrome P450, family 93, subfamily D, polypeptide 1'' (CYP93D1); FUNCTIONS IN: electron carrier activity, monooxygenase activity, iron ion binding, oxygen binding, heme binding; INVOLVED IN: oxidation reduction; LOCATED IN: endomembrane system; EXPRESSED IN: root; CONTAINS InterPro DOMAIN/s: Cytochrome P450 (InterPro:IPR001128), Cytochrome P450, conserved site (InterPro:IPR017972), Cytochrome P450, E-class, group I (InterPro:IPR002401); BEST Arabidopsis thaliana protein match is: cytochrome P450, family 712, subfamily A, polypeptide 1 (TAIR:AT2G42250.1); Has 1807 Blast hits to 1807 proteins in 277 species: Archae - 0; Bacteria - 0; Metazoa - 736; Fungi - 347; Plants - 385; Viruses - 0; Other Eukaryotes - 339 (source: NCBI BLink).), giving the protein MVDLQYFSVIILVCLGITVLIQAITNRLRDRLPLPPSPTALPIIGHIHLLGPIAHQALHKLSIRYGPLMYLFIGSIPNLIVSSAEMANEILKSNELNFLNRPTMQNVDYLTYGSADFFSAPYGLHWKFMKRICMVELFSSRALDSFVSVRSEELKKLLIRVLKKAEAEESVNLGEQLKELTSNIITRMMFRKMQSDSDGGEKSEEVIKMVVELNELAGFFNVSETFWFLKRLDLQGLKKRLKNARDKYDVIIERIMEEHESSKKNATGERNMLDVLLDIYEDKNAEMKLTRENIKAFIMNIYGGGTDTSAITVEWALAELINHPEIMKKAQQEIEQVVGNKRVVEESDLCNLSYTQAVVKETMRLHPGGPIFVRESDEECAVAGFRIPAKTRVIVNVWAIGRDSNQWEDPLEFRPERFEGSEWKVMSEKMMSFGAGRRSCPGEKMVFRFVPIILAAIIQCFELKVKGSVDMDEGTGSSLPRATPLVCVPVAKEATQSFSLLEPNVNF; this is encoded by the exons ATGGTGGATTTACAATACTTCTCCGTAATCATCCTTGTATGTCTTGGAATCACAGTCTTGATCCAAGCTATTACTAACAGATTACGTGACAGACTTCCACTCCCACCAAGCCCAACAGCTTTACCGATCATCGGTCACATTCACCTCCTTGGTCCCATAGCTCACCAAGCACTTCACAAGCTCTCAATCCGCTACGGACCTTTGATGTATCTCTTCATTGGCTCTATTCCTAATCTTATTGTCTCATCAGCCGAGATGGCGAATGAGATTCTCAAATCCAATGAACTCAACTTCCTGAACCGTCCCACAATGCAAAACGTTGACTACCTTACTTATGGCTCAGCCGATTTTTTCTCAGCGCCTTACGGGCTTCACTGGAAGTTCATGAAGAGAATTTGTATGGTGGAGCTCTTCAGCAGCAGAGCTTTAGATAGCTTTGTTTCCGTAAGAAGCGAGGAGTTAAAGAAGCTTCTAATACGAGTTCTGAAgaaagcagaagcagaagagaGTGTTAATCTTGGTGAACAGCTAAAGGAATTGACAAGCAACATCATAACGAGAATGATGTTCAGGAAAATGCAATCGGATAGTGACGGTGGCGAAAAATCAGAGGAGGTTATCAAAATGGTGGTGGAGTTAAATGAACTAGCCGGATTTTTCAACGTTTCTGAAACGTTTTGGTTCTTGAAAAGGCTTGACTTGCAAGGACTGAAGAAAAGGCTCAAGAATGCTCGAGACAAATATGATGTGATCATAGAAAGAATAATGGAAGAGCATGAGTCTAGTAAGAAGAATGCTACAGGAGAAAGAAACATGCTAGACGTTTTGCTCGACATATATGAAGACAAAAACGCAGAGATGAAGCTGACAAGAGAAAACATTAAGGCCTTCATCATG AATATTTATGGGGGTGGAACAGATACATCTGCCATAACAGTAGAATGGGCACTAGCAGAGCTGATAAACCATCCAGAGATCATGAAGAAAGCACAACAAGAGATAGAGCAAGTGGTGGGAAACAAGAGAGTAGTTGAAGAATCGGATTTGTGTAATCTTAGTTACACCCAAGCAGTGGTGAAGGAGACAATGAGGTTACACCCTGGAGGACCAATATTCGTGAGAGAATCTGATGAAGAATGCGCGGTGGCTGGATTCAGAATCCCGGCTAAAACAAGAGTGATAGTTAACGTGTGGGCGATTGGGAGAGACTCAAATCAATGGGAAGATCCATTGGAGTTTAGGCCTGAGAGATTTGAAGGGAGTGAATGGAAGGTCATGAGTGAGAAGATGATGTCTTTTGGAGCTGGGAGAAGAAGTTGTCCTGGAGAGAAAATGGTGTTTAGATTCGTTCCAATAATTTTAGCTGCAATAATACAGTGTTTTGAGCTGAAAGTGAAGGGAAGTGTGGATATGGATGAAGGGACTGGATCATCTTTGCCTAGAGCTACACCTTTAGTGTGTGTTCCTGTTGCTAAAGAGGCTACACAATCATTTTCTCTACTAGAACCAAATGTCAACTTCTAG
- the PGIP2 gene encoding polygalacturonase inhibiting protein 2 (polygalacturonase inhibiting protein 2 (PGIP2); FUNCTIONS IN: polygalacturonase inhibitor activity; INVOLVED IN: response to salt stress, signal transduction, defense response; LOCATED IN: cell wall, plant-type cell wall; EXPRESSED IN: 22 plant structures; EXPRESSED DURING: 13 growth stages; CONTAINS InterPro DOMAIN/s: Leucine-rich repeat-containing N-terminal domain, type 2 (InterPro:IPR013210), Leucine-rich repeat (InterPro:IPR001611); BEST Arabidopsis thaliana protein match is: polygalacturonase inhibiting protein 1 (TAIR:AT5G06860.1); Has 1807 Blast hits to 1807 proteins in 277 species: Archae - 0; Bacteria - 0; Metazoa - 736; Fungi - 347; Plants - 385; Viruses - 0; Other Eukaryotes - 339 (source: NCBI BLink).): protein MDKTMTLFLLLSTLLLTTSLAKDLCHKDDKTTLLKIKKSLNNPYHLASWDPKTDCCSWYCLECGDATVNHRVTSLIIQDGEISGQIPPEVGDLPYLTSLIFRKLTNLTGHIQPTIAKLKNLTFLRLSWTNLTGPVPEFLSQLKNLEYIDLSFNDLSGSIPSSLSSLRKLEYLELSRNKLTGPIPESFGTFSGKVPSLFLSHNQLSGTIPKSLGNPDFYRIDLSRNKLQGDASILFGAKKTTWIVDISRNMFQFDLSKVKLAKTLNNLDMNHNGITGSIPAEWSKAYFQLLNVSYNRLCGRIPKGEYIQRFDSYSFFHNKCLCGAPLPSCK, encoded by the exons ATGGATAAGACAATGACACTGTTCTTGCTCTTGTCCACTCTCCTCCTCACGACTTCTTTAGCTAAAGATCTCTGTCATAAAGATGACAAAACTACCCTCCTCAAGATCAAGAAATCCCTAAACAACCCTTACCACCTCGCCTCATGGGATCCCAAAACCGACTGTTGCTCTTGGTACTGCCTCGAGTGCGGCGACGCTACTGTCAACCACCGTGTCACTTCCCTAATCATACAAGACGGCGAGATCTCCGGTCAGATCCCCCCTGAAGTCGGTGACTTACCGTATCTTACATCCCTTATCTTCCGCAAACTCACTAACCTCACTGGTCACATCCAACCCACTATCGCCAAGCTCAAGAACCTCACTTTTCTCAGACTAAGCTGGACCAATCTCACCGGTCCGGTTCCTGAGTTTCTGAGTCAGCTCAAGAATCTTGAGTACATTGACCTTTCCTTCAATGACCTCTCTGGTTCCATACCTAGTTCCCTCTCTTCATTACGTAAACTCGAGTATCTTGAACTTAGTAGGAACAAGCTTACAG GTCCGATACCAGAGTCATTTGGGACGTTTTCAGGAAAGGTCCCTAGTCTTTTCCTATCACACAACCAGCTCTCTGGTACTATACCAAAGTCACTAGGCAATCCCGACTTTTACCGCATCGATTTATCTCGGAACAAGCTTCAAGGCGATGCTTCAATCTTGTTTGGAGCTAAAAAAACAACATGGATCGTTGATATATCAAGAAACATGTTCCAGTTCGATCTCTCCAAGGTTAAGCTCGCTAAGACACTTAATAACTTGGACATGAATCACAATGGCATCACAGGGAGTATTCCGGCTGAGTGGAGCAAAGCTTATTTTCAGTTACTGAATGTTAGCTATAACAGACTGTGTGGACGCATCCCCAAAGGAGAGTATATTCAAAGATTTGATTCTTATTCCTTTTTCCACAACAAGTGTTTATGTGGTGCACCTCTTCCTAGTTGCAAGTGA